The Metarhizium brunneum chromosome 3, complete sequence DNA window AGAtagcttcttggcttcctctGCCGTGTCAGAACCATCGATCCCTCCATTCAAAAGCAGTCGCTTGCCTTTGCCATTGAGAGAATGATACGGGTTGGGCGGGTCCGCCAAGTCAAATGTAGTTGATTCCACTTTAGGTGAGAAACGAACACTCTTTTGGCGTTTCAACGTCTTGTCCTCTGCAGAGTCACTGGATGTTTCGGACGCTGGTGGGTGTGGTGTCTCAATGACACCACTGCCACTTGACTGGCCCCTCACTCGAGGACTGTCGGCTACAAACGACGCCGTACTGACAACATTAGTGTCAATAATGCCATTGCCGGTCTCAAGAATGCTTGGCGGTGCGATATCCACTGGCAACGGCATCATCACTGCCTCCGTTGCGGCTCGGACTGCAATAACTGTGCCGCTAACAACCTCGGGCTTTTCGAAGGCTTCGGCAGCCGAATTGGGGAGAGAGAGCAGCTCTATAGGGCCAGTAGGTGCAGCAAAAATGACAGGGGATGGGGAGAGCTGCATTGTTGCCGTCTTGGACTGGCTGTTATCCTCAGCTTGTTGGGCCTCCTTCAACCGCGTCTGCCGTATCACCTCCTGTTCCAATCTTGCTCTTTCCCACTTGGCTTGGGCTCGCTCTTCTCGCCGTTGCACAGTCAGGATCTCACTGACGTGTGTTTCTTGCATCCCTCTACGGACTTGCTCCCGCCTCAACCAATTCGGCTCACTACGACTTAAGCTGCCCTTGCCGTAAAATCCCTGCTCCCACAGGGCTCTCATTGATTTTTCATCAGTGACATGAACGGAAAAGGTTTTCTTGGACCAAACACCTTGGTGGACGACTGCAGGTTCCGCAGGGGGCGGAGCGAATACTTGCCGGAGCCATGCATAGGCAACGGCGAAGAATGATAAGGGATTATTGGGGTAGAAGGCTGGTAGAGGAAATGTCCGAATCGGGGCAGGGAGTGCATATATCTGATGGGCAGGGGGGCCTCGTTTTCGAGAGTTCGCGCTTTTGGTGCTGGCCTGCGCTGGAGGGGCCATCACTTGGCCATTTTCTTTGGGGGGTTGTTGAATCTCAGCCATTTCGAGCTGGAATCATCTTGCTTGGTAATGTTAGCGAATCTCACTAACTCAACGAGATGGCAGTAGAGCAAAAAGAGAAGGCAATAATAAAAAACACTGCATCAGATACCGTTGTAGTCTATAATCAAGGGCAATCATCGAGGTCCAAGTGAATGGAGAATTCCTCTAAGCACCGTAAGATAGGTGTCATCATATAGCAGGGTGAACAGGGCTTGCGTAGGCCCAGTTCtaaaacaaagaaaaaaggcaTTTCACCATTGGAATATGCCCATCGACAGTGGAAGGCCGGGTTTCAGAGCCGCAACACGATTGGCACAGGCAAGACACTCGGATGAAATGGAAAAGGTCAAAACTTACTCTGTCTACCACATGGCCACGCAAGGCTGCTCAAATGAGAGATGGACCAGTAGGACCATTTGTAGAGCAGATTGACCAAGCTGTGAGGGTTTTGCAGTTATGCAGGCGAGGCCTATTATGAAAGTCTTTTTGTGGAGGAGACAATGTTGCAAAGATTGAGGTGTCGCAGGAGTGGAAGTTGAAATTTTATGAGGTTTCCTGTCCGAGCTCTTGGCTAAACTGCGGCTACTTGCTCCACTCTTTTGCAGCCAGTTCATGGTGAGGGCCAAGTACCATCCACGAggtactaagtacttaagtagtctGCACTGTGCAGCGAGGAGTTGGAGTTTCTCAGCGGCACCGATCACTTGGCACAGGATCCTCCAAGGCCAGGGAGTAGATGACAGGTCAGTGGCGCTGCCAGGCAAGCCAGCTGGTCGCACAAACGGAGTAGTACTGCTACGTTGACATGTCAGCTTCTCTCATCTCCGCTTTGGTCCCGTCTCCGTGAAGGCCCATCATGATACGTAGAACTATTCCCATCTCCAGTGGCCCTGGAACCCCAAGCTATTGAACCACAGCAACAACCACGACGCCCCTTACCATTAGCCCTCAGCCCTGGTCTAGTGCTCGGCGACACCCACAGACTGCTGAACGCCGATGCAGGGTGACGATTGTTGTCAGGAACCACATTTGAGACCACACCTGCATGACACCCAGCGTCGACGTGGAACTCGTTCGGTGATGAGGTTTGCTCTGGCGTCCGAGTAATTGCTACTTCACCCTGCAAGTTGCAATTTATGGTGGCccctcggcgacgacggaacaacccgacgacgacactTGCCAAAGTTGGAATGCACTCACCCTCCTGGGGTCCTGTGCTCCAACGTTCTTGCTTTACATCATTGCTCGCACTTAATTTCAttttgttttcttctttcaacttttcttccttttctccaatttctttttcttcctcttctacCTCCATCAACCACCGCTATCAGGCTGGACATCTACAACGCACCCGCCAACCATCACTCGGCGTCGAGTCCACCTTCAAGGACACGCCATGCTTTCTGGGCAAGCTTTGAAATGGGATCCTTCGTCGAGATTGTTGCCGTAATCTGTCTCATCTGGGCCGTCGCGGTCGTGGTTGTCCAGGGAATTGGTATTGCCGCAATGTAAGCCTGGTCCCAAATCCCATGTCCCATCGATACATAGGGGGGGCAGCAACGTGAATTTGCCAGCATACTGACGCCCTTCACCGTAGTTTTCGACACTTTTCAAGAGCTGCATCGCCACCCGTCTCCTCAAAACTCGCCCAAGATGCTCCTTCGATTACAATAATCCGCCCCGTCAAAGGCCTCGAACCTCGACTCTACGAATGCATCGCATCTACATTTCAACAAGATTATCCCGCTGATAAATTGTCCGTCCGCCTATGTGTTGAGGACGAGACCGACCCCGCCTATCCAGTACTGCAGAAGCTGGTCCACGACTTTCCATCCTTCGATGCCCAGGTTCTTGTGGAATCTCGTGATCCAATCCTGCATGGCACCAAGGGCCGTGTTGACAACTTGGGGCCAAATCCCAAGGTGCGCAATATCAGTAGGGCATACCGACAAGCCAAGGAGGGAGACATTATATGGATAATCGACTGTAATGTCTGGGTGGCAAGCGGTGTGCTCGGGCGCATGGTGGACAAGCTAATGGGATACGGACCGGCCGGAACCGCGACCACACCATACAAATTTGTTCATCAGATGCCACTGGTTGTTGACGTGGTGGATTACAGCCGTCCGGGGACCGAAGACAACCAAGTTCTCTTGTCATCGCCCTCGGAAGCTGGGGCTTCCTCCAGCACCGCCAAAGAATCCCAAGACCTCCTTACCCGCATTTGTCGCCACGGAGGTGGTCGCCTTGACGAGATGTTCATGGCAACTACACATGTCAAGTTCTATGGCGCGATCAACTCTGTTGGTATTGCACCCTGTATTGTAGGGAAAAGCAACATGTTTCGAAAAGCGCATCTCAATCGGGTGACGATGGAATCGAGCAATCGCATGCTACGCGATGGAGACGAAAGGCCCAAGGGGGTAGACTATTTTTCCTACAACATCTGCGAAGATCATCTCATTGGCGATATACTGTGGAGGTCAGCCATTCCAGGCTACTCAAATCATGGAATTGTCTGGGGTGATTTGGTCATACAACCCATGGCAGGCATGTCGATTGTCTCGTATGCCGCCCGGCGTGTTCGATGGCTACGGGCAAGAAAGTTCACAGTACTGGCAGCCACCCTGGTCGAACCGGGCATCGAATGCTTCCTCTGCTGCGCCtactttgcctttgccctcaCGACTCTTCCCTGGTTCCACGAGACGCTGCACATTCCCCAGACCATGTCAGCCATGGCCCTGATCTGGCTCTCAGCAGTGACGGCATGGATGGTGGTCGACTGGCAGACATTCAAGCTCCTACACTCGGGCTGGAGCGTGCAGTGCGGCCGTGATAGTCCCCAATTTGTGCGCGGCACATCACAGGCCGGCGGAATGCCCAGACGAGGATTCTTGGAATGGCTTTTGGCATGGATTGGAAGAGAAAGCCTGGCGTTGCCGGTTTGGACGTGGGCTGTTTTGTGCGGAACGACGGTAACATGGCGAGGCAAGTCTTTCCGAGTCAACATGGACACGTCGGTGGTTGAGGTGGCAGGGGGCGTGACGAGAAAGAGCTCACGCACGCCAGAGTTGGAGAGGTCGAGACAATCGAGCAAAGATCGGTTGGACTAGGTGCTCATGGTGGCCTTTGATTCTTGTTATTATTACCTACTATTGTTACTTATTACGCGTATGTGCTGTAATGACTACAAGGCATATTAATATCAGGCCAAGCAAGCATGGTATTGATGGGCAAGGTCCCAAGTCCAGCATTCGTGATTGGATTCGTCCTGGCCCATGACATCCTGTCCAGGAGCTGTGTTCTGCCCCGGGCCGCAATGGCAACGAGTGTGCAATCAATCAGCGAAGACAGCATGATGGGAGATCAAGGCCATGTCTTCAAGGGCAACGACATAATACATGTTTGCCTCTTGATTTTGGTTGGTGAAGAGGCACTAACAGCTAGATCCCAGATAGAGCAGCACGGCTCTTTATCTCCATGATTGGATATGTTTTCCCCGCACATGGGCAGCCCCCAAATGCAGGCTCGAGTGCGAATTAGGAAAGTGGGAGGGCTCGTGGCATGCAACAAGAAGCTCGGTGGTTTGCCGATCTTCCCAGATGTCATTTTTCTGCTTTTTCTACCTAGAGCTCTGATgttgtgctgtgctgtgTTGTGTTGGAGAGTTCGGACTCGTCTTCCTGTGTGCGGGCTGTGGGCGAGTGAGTGCTTCGGCCAACAGCGATCCTCGATGATGCTGGATACTACTTACTGGTCAGGTTGGACAATACGCAAGGATGACGGTGTAGCGCAGGTCGGTCGATTTGGTCGTGCCATGGACCGGAGTAGACGCTGCATGTGGGGGGTTTTAGGCCGCGGGGGAGACGAGACGAAAGACTTGACGGGAACCACGAGATGGGGTCCCCCGGACgttggttttttttcttttttttttggttctcgtcggcggccggCGGGTAGCTTTTTGGTGTTTTCATGCCGTTTTGGCGCGGCGCCACTTTTGACTGAACGGTCTCTGGCCTGCGGGCTGTGAGAAGATGCCCGCTGCTTCCACGGGGTCACAAGTCAACTAGCTGGTGTCACGCCTGCGGAGGGTCAATATCTCGCGGCCAGGAATGCCTGCTTATCCAGCTCCCTGTTCCGGAAGATGGTCACGGGTTGAGCCGATGTAACCGTGGAGCAGCCGAAACAACAAGTACAGATGCAGTTACACACGACACGACGACTAACGGAAAGGAGGGGGAACATGCTTGATTGGGAACGACGTTTGGAGAAGCACTCGACTGATCTCATTATTCGGCCCTGGGTTATGTTTCCCCGCAAGATTGTACGACGGCAGCCCGTCCGGAGCACACGAGCAGACGGGCAGGCTAGCAGACGCCCTGATGCGTAGTCTGTAGACtgagacagagacagagacatT harbors:
- the GCS1_1 gene encoding Ceramide glucosyltransferase; amino-acid sequence: MGSFVEIVAVICLIWAVAVVVVQGIGIAAIFRHFSRAASPPVSSKLAQDAPSITIIRPVKGLEPRLYECIASTFQQDYPADKLSVRLCVEDETDPAYPVLQKLVHDFPSFDAQVLVESRDPILHGTKGRVDNLGPNPKVRNISRAYRQAKEGDIIWIIDCNVWVASGVLGRMVDKLMGYGPAGTATTPYKFVHQMPLVVDVVDYSRPGTEDNQVLLSSPSEAGASSSTAKESQDLLTRICRHGGGRLDEMFMATTHVKFYGAINSVGIAPCIVGKSNMFRKAHLNRVTMESSNRMLRDGDERPKGVDYFSYNICEDHLIGDILWRSAIPGYSNHGIVWGDLVIQPMAGMSIVSYAARRVRWLRARKFTVLAATLVEPGIECFLCCAYFAFALTTLPWFHETLHIPQTMSAMALIWLSAVTAWMVVDWQTFKLLHSGWSVQCGRDSPQFVRGTSQAGGMPRRGFLEWLLAWIGRESLALPVWTWAVLCGTTVTWRGKSFRVNMDTSVVEVAGGVTRKSSRTPELERSRQSSKDRLD